A window from Neobacillus sp. PS3-40 encodes these proteins:
- a CDS encoding phBC6A51 family helix-turn-helix protein has protein sequence MEEEKLNKQQLAAAQLLAIGTIEKQDIAKQVGVSRTTLYNWLTKNEDFKAEVASVKRDFKNFGIQLIESKLVEAVNGYWKLLKDSNNDMVSAKGYEFFIERSLGKLQNNLTLTTEVNNIKSIDKDILESEFEEFDGIDGEE, from the coding sequence ATGGAAGAGGAAAAATTAAACAAGCAACAGTTAGCAGCAGCACAATTATTAGCCATTGGAACTATTGAGAAACAAGACATTGCAAAGCAAGTTGGTGTAAGTCGGACAACATTATATAATTGGCTAACTAAGAACGAAGATTTTAAGGCGGAGGTTGCCTCTGTTAAACGTGATTTCAAAAACTTTGGGATACAATTAATTGAATCTAAATTAGTGGAAGCTGTGAATGGTTATTGGAAATTGCTTAAGGATTCTAATAATGATATGGTATCGGCTAAAGGATATGAATTCTTCATTGAAAGATCATTAGGTAAACTCCAGAATAATCTAACTCTCACCACTGAAGTAAATAATATTAAGTCTATTGATAAAGATATATTGGAGTCTGAGTTTGAAGAATTTGATGGGATAGACGGGGAAGAGTAA